A stretch of the Caldalkalibacillus salinus genome encodes the following:
- a CDS encoding PRD domain-containing protein has translation METNRHVYKIKKVLNNNAVVAHDDECEKIVMGAGIGFNKKKNDIIPRHQIEKVFVMEEGNERFLELLRTIPEEHIMIAEEIISYAEQKLEAKLNQRVHIALTDHLSFAFERMKQNIQIENKLLNEIKVLYRKEYEVGLWAQSLIKEKIGIDIPDDEAGYIAMHINTAKMSTHSMSKTLQQTTLINELINMVGENIGLKIDKESIGYQRLITHLQFALVRIEDGESLDTMDPEILTLIKKKYERAFQCAQKMAEHAKQYGIHFPESEMGYISLHIQRLH, from the coding sequence ATGGAGACAAATCGACACGTCTATAAGATAAAAAAGGTTCTAAACAATAATGCTGTCGTTGCACACGATGATGAATGTGAAAAAATCGTCATGGGTGCCGGTATTGGTTTTAATAAAAAGAAAAACGATATTATTCCTAGACATCAGATTGAAAAAGTGTTCGTTATGGAAGAGGGGAACGAGCGCTTTCTAGAGCTATTACGCACCATACCAGAAGAACACATTATGATTGCAGAAGAAATCATATCATACGCTGAACAAAAGCTAGAGGCAAAATTAAACCAACGTGTGCACATCGCGCTGACAGACCATTTATCTTTTGCCTTCGAAAGAATGAAGCAAAACATCCAAATTGAAAATAAGCTGTTGAATGAGATTAAAGTCCTATATCGCAAAGAGTATGAAGTAGGGTTGTGGGCACAGTCCCTTATCAAAGAGAAAATCGGCATTGACATCCCCGATGACGAAGCAGGGTATATTGCGATGCACATCAACACAGCAAAAATGAGTACGCACAGTATGAGCAAGACACTCCAACAGACGACCCTTATTAACGAACTCATTAATATGGTGGGCGAAAACATCGGTTTGAAGATCGATAAAGAAAGCATTGGTTATCAGCGGCTTATCACCCATTTACAGTTCGCCTTAGTCAGGATAGAGGATGGAGAGTCACTGGATACCATGGATCCTGAAATATTAACCCTGATTAAGAAAAAGTATGAGCGAGCGTTTCAATGCGCTCAAAAGATGGCCGAGCATGCGAAACAATACGGTATTCATTTTCCTGAATCCGAAATGGGTTATATTTCCCTCCATATTCAAAGACTCCATTAA
- a CDS encoding PTS sugar transporter subunit IIA → MFEKLMNKIVGGKPEQETFVSPLTGTIVSLSEVPDPTFSQKMMGDGVAIMPSEGEVVSPVEGKIVQIFPTKHAIGIESKAGIEILIHIGIETVAMNGEGFKSFVKEGDKVKAGDRLIRFDLELVKEKANDTVTPVLITNGDQVESMETMSVVQTSKGETNILKIKAKK, encoded by the coding sequence ATGTTTGAAAAACTCATGAACAAAATAGTGGGTGGCAAGCCAGAACAAGAAACCTTCGTCTCTCCACTGACCGGAACAATAGTCTCTCTAAGCGAGGTACCTGACCCGACGTTTTCACAAAAGATGATGGGCGACGGTGTCGCAATCATGCCAAGTGAAGGAGAAGTTGTCTCACCAGTTGAAGGTAAAATCGTTCAGATTTTCCCAACTAAGCACGCCATTGGAATTGAATCTAAAGCGGGTATCGAGATTTTGATCCACATCGGTATCGAAACGGTAGCCATGAACGGGGAAGGCTTCAAATCCTTTGTTAAAGAAGGGGACAAGGTCAAAGCGGGTGATCGTCTCATTCGCTTTGACTTGGAACTCGTGAAAGAAAAGGCAAATGATACTGTAACCCCTGTATTAATAACCAATGGAGATCAGGTAGAAAGCATGGAGACGATGTCTGTCGTCCAAACATCGAAGGGTGAAACAAACATTCTAAAAATCAAAGCAAAGAAATAA
- the ptsP gene encoding phosphoenolpyruvate--protein phosphotransferase — MAELRGIAASSGIAIAKAFIMQDEELDVSKKPVEDVEAEQGRLETAINTAKEELEAIRDHAKKELGEDKASIFSAHLLVLDDPELIQQVKDKIKSEEVNAEYALNEAANGFITMFEQMDNDYMKERASDLRDVTKRVLGHLLGVSTSNPSMIQEEVVIVANDLTPSDTAQINREYVRGFTTDIGGRTSHSAIMARSMEIPAVVGTKNVTQTVEHGTLLIVDGIQGQVLVDPSDEQINEYKQKQAEYVEQRKEMEKLVNEPSVSEDGHQVELAANIGTVKDVDAVLSNGGEGVGLFRTEFIYMGRNEMPSEEEQYEAYRQVLEQMGDKPVVVRTLDVGGDKELPYLDLPKELNPFLGFRAIRMCLDKQDIFRTQLRALLRASTAGQLKIMFPMVATVEEFRQARELLEEEKQSLQQQGVEVSEHIELGIMVEIPSTALLADVFAKEVDFFSIGTNDLIQYTMAADRMNEQVSYLYQPYHPSILRMIRMVINAAHQEGKWVGMCGEMAGDPVAIPLLLGLGLDEFSMSATSILPARQQIAKLNKADLEPVVTEALTFETAEQVVAHIKRHTNQA, encoded by the coding sequence ATGGCAGAGTTGAGAGGAATTGCGGCTTCCTCAGGTATTGCAATCGCGAAAGCGTTTATCATGCAAGATGAGGAATTAGACGTATCCAAAAAGCCGGTGGAAGATGTCGAAGCGGAACAAGGCAGACTTGAGACAGCCATCAACACAGCGAAGGAAGAGTTAGAAGCGATACGTGACCATGCGAAAAAAGAGCTTGGAGAAGATAAAGCTTCAATATTCTCAGCTCACCTCCTTGTGCTAGATGATCCAGAGCTGATTCAACAAGTCAAAGATAAAATTAAAAGCGAAGAGGTCAACGCTGAGTATGCATTAAATGAGGCAGCCAATGGCTTCATTACCATGTTTGAACAGATGGATAACGACTACATGAAAGAAAGAGCCTCAGATCTTAGAGATGTGACGAAACGTGTGTTAGGCCATCTGCTAGGCGTATCTACGTCGAATCCAAGTATGATACAGGAGGAAGTCGTGATCGTTGCCAATGATCTCACCCCTTCTGATACAGCACAAATTAACCGTGAATATGTTCGCGGGTTCACGACGGACATCGGTGGTCGTACGTCTCATTCTGCCATTATGGCAAGGTCAATGGAAATCCCTGCGGTTGTGGGGACGAAAAACGTGACGCAAACAGTCGAACACGGTACGCTGCTCATTGTTGACGGCATTCAAGGTCAGGTGTTAGTGGACCCATCAGATGAGCAAATCAATGAGTATAAACAAAAGCAGGCAGAGTACGTTGAGCAAAGAAAAGAAATGGAAAAACTGGTTAATGAACCGTCTGTGTCTGAAGATGGTCATCAGGTGGAGCTTGCAGCCAATATCGGTACTGTAAAAGATGTCGATGCTGTCCTCAGTAATGGTGGAGAAGGGGTCGGATTATTCCGCACAGAGTTTATATACATGGGTCGAAATGAGATGCCTTCTGAAGAGGAACAATATGAAGCGTATCGCCAAGTGCTAGAACAAATGGGAGATAAGCCTGTTGTCGTTAGAACATTAGATGTTGGTGGTGACAAGGAACTTCCGTATCTCGATTTACCTAAGGAGCTTAATCCTTTCTTAGGTTTCCGCGCCATCCGTATGTGTTTAGACAAACAAGATATTTTCCGCACACAACTACGCGCGCTTTTACGTGCGAGTACGGCAGGCCAATTAAAGATTATGTTCCCGATGGTGGCAACAGTAGAAGAGTTCCGTCAAGCACGTGAGCTATTAGAAGAAGAGAAACAGTCTCTTCAACAGCAAGGCGTAGAAGTGAGTGAACATATCGAATTAGGTATTATGGTGGAAATTCCTTCAACGGCTTTACTCGCAGACGTCTTTGCCAAAGAAGTGGACTTCTTCAGTATCGGAACGAATGATCTGATTCAGTACACCATGGCCGCTGACCGTATGAATGAACAAGTATCCTACTTATATCAGCCATACCATCCTTCAATCCTTAGAATGATCCGCATGGTGATTAATGCGGCACATCAAGAGGGCAAATGGGTTGGCATGTGCGGTGAAATGGCAGGAGACCCTGTGGCTATCCCGTTATTACTCGGTTTAGGGCTTGATGAGTTCAGTATGAGTGCGACGTCCATCTTACCGGCGAGACAACAAATCGCTAAGCTTAACAAAGCGGACCTAGAGCCGGTCGTAACAGAAGCACTCACATTTGAGACCGCTGAGCAAGTGGTAGCACATATCAAACGACATACGAATCAAGCATGA
- a CDS encoding phosphocarrier protein HPr, protein MAEKTFKVTSESGIHARPATQLVQTASKFNSEIELVHGEKSVNLKSIMGVMSLGIQQGADIKVTAEGDDADEALQAIEESMKNEGLGE, encoded by the coding sequence ATGGCTGAAAAAACATTTAAAGTAACAAGTGAATCTGGGATACATGCACGTCCGGCGACACAGTTAGTCCAAACGGCGTCTAAATTTAACTCTGAAATTGAACTCGTACACGGAGAAAAGTCCGTTAACCTGAAGTCCATTATGGGCGTGATGTCCTTAGGCATTCAACAAGGAGCAGATATTAAAGTAACAGCAGAAGGCGACGATGCTGATGAAGCGCTACAAGCCATTGAAGAATCAATGAAAAATGAAGGTTTAGGAGAATAA